In one Corynebacterium bovis DSM 20582 = CIP 54.80 genomic region, the following are encoded:
- a CDS encoding peptidyl-tRNA hydrolase, whose amino-acid sequence MADPAGADPAAEPGDTDPAAGSGFDAAWDRLSVLRRDADPRDGENPDDPETVQAMPVVLEVPKSPRPDRRALLEAAATAAVACCLAPAAGDDGEWAAALQRWYGARIRKVARRARGARWDAVQALPGVTAEVGGARARAFVPGPVYRTDPLVDRLQIEGTDLPPGDAAEVAASARRWAGEGLPVLYVDRTLGMTVGKAAAQVGHASMLLAAEMGRDAARRWAAAGFPLRVAEVDAATFADARRGAVAVVADAGFTEVAPGAVTVAACADRPGD is encoded by the coding sequence ATGGCTGACCCGGCGGGCGCGGACCCGGCCGCGGAGCCTGGGGATACGGATCCGGCCGCGGGGAGCGGGTTCGACGCCGCGTGGGACCGCCTCAGCGTCCTGCGGCGTGACGCGGACCCCCGCGACGGGGAGAACCCGGACGACCCGGAGACCGTGCAGGCCATGCCTGTCGTCCTCGAGGTCCCGAAGTCCCCGCGCCCGGACCGGCGCGCGCTGCTCGAGGCCGCGGCGACCGCCGCCGTCGCCTGCTGTCTCGCGCCGGCGGCGGGGGACGACGGCGAGTGGGCGGCGGCGCTGCAGCGCTGGTACGGGGCGCGGATCCGGAAGGTCGCCCGCCGGGCCCGGGGCGCGCGGTGGGACGCCGTGCAGGCCCTCCCCGGCGTCACGGCGGAGGTCGGTGGGGCGCGGGCCCGGGCGTTCGTGCCCGGGCCGGTGTACCGCACGGACCCGCTCGTCGACCGCCTGCAGATCGAGGGCACGGACCTGCCGCCCGGTGACGCCGCGGAGGTCGCGGCGTCGGCCCGCCGGTGGGCGGGGGAGGGGCTGCCGGTCCTCTACGTCGACCGGACGCTCGGGATGACCGTGGGGAAGGCGGCGGCGCAGGTCGGCCACGCGTCGATGCTGCTCGCCGCGGAGATGGGCCGGGACGCGGCCCGGCGGTGGGCGGCCGCCGGGTTCCCGCTGCGCGTGGCGGAGGTCGACGCGGCGACGTTCGCGGACGCCCGCCGGGGTGCGGTGGCCGTCGTCGCCGACGCCGGGTTCACCGAGGTCGCCCCGGGGGCCGTGACGGTCGCCGCGTGCGCCGACCGGCCGGGGGACTGA
- a CDS encoding AMP-binding protein, protein MPVPSPRADIRIPDVGLHEFLYGDLTAEDEDRVAVVDLAEGTETTYGQLRHYVDAVAGGLAHRGVGVGDVVALHVPNSEAFIIATHALWRIGAVVTPVPLLATAESVASQVQDSGARMLLTLAGMGDGDEEAARIAGLDDDAVVHIDLPQGFRQMYAERRRPPSVNIDPATHLAALPYSSGTTGLPKGVRLTHRNLVANIAQSADAELCLRDDTVFGVLPFFHIYGLTVLANLVIRQRARVIAAPRFELGTFLRAHRDHRVTFTFIAPPVAVLLAKDPAVDDADLSSVRGFCSGAAVLDGDLARAVESRLGVPVYQGYGLTETSPVALANFDPDLDRGSIGLPVANTEYMLVDPGTDTEIPRPAAGETSAVGELWIRGPQVMAGYLGHDDETAQALPGDGWLRTGDLATRTADGAVTVVDRLKEVIKYKGYQVPPAQLEAVLLAHPAVADCAVVAAPGEDGGEVPKAFVVPVQGREISGQELMDAVAAVVEPYKRIRQVEFIDRIPKSATGKILRRELRDRAKQG, encoded by the coding sequence GTGCCAGTCCCCAGCCCGCGAGCAGACATCCGGATCCCCGACGTGGGGCTCCACGAGTTCCTCTACGGCGACCTCACCGCGGAGGACGAGGACCGCGTCGCGGTCGTCGATCTCGCCGAGGGCACCGAGACGACGTACGGGCAGCTCCGCCACTACGTCGACGCCGTCGCCGGCGGGCTCGCCCACCGGGGCGTCGGCGTCGGTGACGTCGTGGCCCTCCACGTGCCGAACTCCGAGGCGTTCATCATCGCGACCCACGCCCTGTGGCGCATCGGTGCCGTCGTGACCCCGGTGCCGCTCCTCGCCACCGCGGAGAGCGTCGCGAGCCAGGTGCAGGACTCCGGGGCCCGGATGCTCCTCACCCTCGCGGGGATGGGCGACGGCGACGAGGAGGCCGCGCGCATCGCGGGGCTGGACGACGACGCCGTCGTGCACATCGACCTCCCCCAGGGTTTCCGGCAGATGTACGCCGAACGCCGCCGGCCCCCGTCGGTCAACATCGACCCCGCGACGCACCTCGCCGCCCTGCCGTACTCCTCGGGGACGACGGGCCTGCCCAAGGGCGTGCGCCTCACCCACCGCAACCTCGTGGCGAACATCGCCCAGAGCGCGGACGCGGAGCTGTGCCTCCGCGACGACACGGTCTTCGGCGTCCTTCCCTTCTTCCACATCTACGGGCTGACGGTGCTGGCGAACCTCGTCATCCGCCAGCGGGCCCGGGTCATCGCCGCGCCCCGCTTCGAGCTCGGCACGTTCCTCCGCGCCCACCGGGACCACCGCGTGACGTTCACGTTCATCGCCCCTCCGGTCGCGGTGCTGCTCGCGAAGGACCCGGCGGTCGACGACGCCGACCTCTCCTCGGTGCGCGGGTTCTGCTCGGGTGCGGCCGTGCTGGACGGGGACCTCGCCCGCGCGGTCGAGTCCCGCCTCGGGGTGCCGGTGTACCAGGGGTACGGGCTCACGGAGACGAGCCCCGTCGCCCTGGCGAACTTCGACCCCGACCTCGACCGGGGCAGCATCGGCCTGCCCGTCGCGAACACCGAGTACATGCTCGTCGACCCGGGGACGGACACCGAGATCCCCCGGCCCGCCGCCGGTGAGACGAGCGCGGTCGGGGAACTCTGGATCCGCGGCCCGCAGGTCATGGCCGGGTACCTCGGTCACGACGACGAGACGGCGCAGGCGCTGCCGGGTGACGGGTGGCTGCGCACCGGGGACCTCGCGACGCGGACGGCCGACGGGGCCGTGACCGTCGTCGACCGGCTCAAGGAGGTCATCAAGTACAAGGGCTACCAGGTGCCCCCGGCCCAGCTCGAGGCCGTTCTGCTCGCCCACCCGGCGGTCGCGGACTGCGCGGTCGTCGCGGCGCCGGGTGAGGACGGCGGCGAGGTGCCGAAGGCGTTCGTCGTCCCCGTGCAGGGCCGGGAGATCTCCGGGCAGGAGCTCATGGACGCCGTCGCCGCGGTCGTCGAACCGTACAAGCGGATCCGGCAGGTCGAGTTCATCGACCGGATCCCGAAGTCCGCGACCGGCAAGATCCTCCGGCGGGAGCTGCGGGACCGGGCGAAGCAGGGCTAG
- the serB gene encoding phosphoserine phosphatase SerB, giving the protein MTTSATDLSDTLPDGLSPAVVTVTGPDRPGVSAAFFHVLSTYGVQLLDIEQSLFRGGLSLAAFIGCSADDVPALTAALTDALDPHGVRVDLHLDEHPAATRPRSTHAVVVLGNPVTAEHISRIGRTLADHGANIDTIRGVADYPVTGLELKIRVANPAPGGGVALRKDLAALAHEIAVDIAVERAGLARRSKRLICFDVDSTLVQGEVIEMLAAHAGREKEVAEVTERAMRGELDFAQSLHERVRALEGLDVSVIREVAADVKLTPGARTTIRTLKRLGYRCGVVSGGFIQVIEPLARELDLDFARANTLEIADGKLTGRVIGPVIDREAKAESLKEFAWSNGIKLHQTVAVGDGANDIAMLSTAGLGIAFNAKPALREVADASVTHPFLDEVLFILGVSRDEIEEADREDGTYRRVPRGEFPHG; this is encoded by the coding sequence GTGACCACCTCTGCCACTGATCTCAGCGACACCCTCCCGGACGGGCTCTCCCCGGCGGTCGTCACCGTCACCGGCCCCGACCGACCCGGTGTCTCCGCCGCCTTCTTCCACGTCCTGTCCACGTACGGCGTGCAGCTGCTCGACATCGAGCAGTCCCTCTTCCGCGGCGGCCTGTCCCTCGCTGCGTTCATCGGCTGCTCCGCCGACGACGTCCCCGCACTGACGGCGGCCCTCACCGACGCGCTCGACCCCCACGGGGTCCGCGTCGACCTCCACCTCGACGAGCACCCCGCGGCGACCCGCCCGCGGTCGACGCACGCCGTCGTCGTCCTCGGCAACCCCGTGACCGCCGAGCACATCTCCCGCATCGGCCGCACCCTCGCCGACCACGGGGCGAACATCGACACGATCCGCGGCGTCGCCGACTACCCGGTCACCGGGCTGGAACTGAAGATCCGCGTCGCGAACCCCGCCCCCGGCGGCGGCGTCGCCCTGCGCAAGGACCTCGCCGCCCTCGCCCACGAGATCGCCGTCGACATCGCCGTCGAACGGGCCGGACTCGCCCGGCGCTCGAAGCGGCTCATCTGCTTCGACGTGGACTCCACCCTCGTCCAGGGCGAGGTCATCGAGATGCTCGCCGCCCACGCCGGCCGGGAGAAGGAGGTCGCCGAGGTCACCGAGCGGGCCATGCGCGGCGAACTGGACTTCGCCCAGTCCCTCCACGAACGCGTCCGTGCCCTCGAGGGGCTCGACGTCTCCGTCATCCGGGAGGTCGCCGCCGACGTGAAACTCACCCCCGGTGCGCGGACGACCATCCGGACCCTCAAGCGCCTGGGCTACCGGTGCGGCGTCGTGTCCGGCGGGTTCATCCAGGTCATCGAGCCGCTCGCCCGCGAGCTCGACCTGGACTTCGCGCGGGCGAACACCCTGGAGATCGCCGACGGCAAACTCACCGGGCGCGTCATCGGCCCGGTCATCGACCGGGAGGCGAAGGCGGAGAGCCTCAAGGAGTTCGCCTGGTCCAACGGCATCAAGCTCCACCAGACCGTCGCCGTCGGGGACGGGGCGAACGACATCGCCATGCTCTCCACCGCCGGGCTCGGCATCGCGTTCAACGCGAAGCCCGCGCTCCGGGAGGTCGCCGACGCGTCGGTGACGCACCCGTTCCTCGACGAGGTGCTGTTCATCCTCGGGGTGTCCCGCGACGAGATCGAGGAGGCCGACCGGGAGGACGGCACGTACCGCCGGGTGCCCCGGGGGGAGTTCCCGCATGGCTGA